The following are encoded in a window of Bacteroidota bacterium genomic DNA:
- a CDS encoding methionine adenosyltransferase, with product MGYLFTSESVSEGHPDKISDQISDALLDEFLKQDPESKVACETLVTTGLVVCSGEVKTNAWVDVQNTVRKVIQEIGYNNADYQFEAKSCGVMSTIHGQSPDINQGVSEGKGLFKEQGAGDQGMMFGYATKEMDNLMPMPIELAHIFLQELAEIRREGKKMKYLRPDSKSQVTVEYTDNHKPTRIDTIVISTSHDDFAEEEEMLNKIREDVIKILIPRVKRTLPRRISNLFNKEFKLFVNPTGKFVIGGPHGDTGLTGRKIIVDTYGGKGAHGGGAFSGKDSSKVDRSAAYATRHIAKNMVAAGVADQVLVQVAYAIGVAEPVGLYINTYGTCKVKDENGKKLKDGIIAEKVNKIFDMKPSAIIDRFGLKNPIFLKTATYGHFGRDIKNEEVEFNSNGKSFKKEVEFFAWEKLDYIEKIKKEFGI from the coding sequence ATGGGATATTTATTTACGTCAGAATCAGTATCGGAAGGACACCCTGATAAAATTTCAGACCAAATTTCAGATGCATTATTAGATGAGTTTTTAAAACAAGATCCGGAATCGAAGGTAGCTTGCGAAACATTAGTAACTACAGGTTTAGTGGTTTGTAGTGGCGAGGTCAAAACCAATGCCTGGGTAGATGTACAAAATACAGTACGAAAAGTAATTCAAGAAATTGGCTACAACAATGCCGATTATCAGTTTGAAGCAAAATCTTGCGGTGTTATGTCCACAATTCATGGCCAATCGCCAGATATAAATCAAGGTGTGAGCGAAGGTAAAGGTTTGTTTAAAGAACAAGGTGCCGGCGATCAGGGTATGATGTTCGGCTATGCCACCAAAGAAATGGACAACTTGATGCCTATGCCAATTGAACTTGCTCATATTTTTCTGCAAGAACTCGCCGAAATTCGCCGTGAAGGGAAAAAAATGAAATATTTGCGACCTGATTCAAAATCGCAGGTTACTGTAGAATATACCGACAATCATAAACCAACGCGAATTGACACTATCGTAATTTCTACATCGCACGACGATTTTGCAGAAGAAGAAGAAATGCTTAACAAAATTCGTGAAGATGTTATCAAAATTTTGATTCCAAGAGTAAAAAGAACATTGCCAAGAAGAATTAGCAATCTTTTTAACAAAGAATTTAAATTATTTGTTAATCCAACCGGCAAATTCGTTATTGGCGGACCACATGGCGACACAGGATTAACCGGCAGAAAAATTATTGTGGACACTTACGGAGGAAAGGGTGCTCATGGCGGAGGAGCCTTTTCGGGAAAAGATTCATCGAAAGTTGACCGTTCGGCTGCATATGCAACTCGACATATTGCAAAAAACATGGTTGCAGCAGGTGTTGCCGATCAAGTGTTGGTGCAGGTTGCATACGCAATTGGCGTTGCAGAACCTGTTGGTTTATACATCAATACCTACGGAACTTGCAAAGTTAAAGACGAAAATGGCAAAAAACTAAAAGACGGTATTATTGCCGAAAAAGTCAACAAAATTTTTGATATGAAGCCTAGTGCAATTATTGACAGATTTGGACTTAAAAACCCAATCTTCTTAAAAACTGCAACATATGGACATTTCGGAAGAGATATAAAAAATGAAGAAGTGGAATTTAATTCAAATGGCAAAAGTTTTAAAAAAGAAGTGGAATTTTTTGCTTGGGAAAAATTAGATTATATCGAAAAAATCAAAAAAGAATTTGGAATTTAG
- a CDS encoding non-canonical purine NTP diphosphatase, with the protein MKLIFATNNQHKLQEVKKAIGSEFEIISLKELNFFDEIPETHETIEENAREKSFFIYNKFKTNCFADDTGLEIEALNGNPGVYSARYAGENCTFDDNMNKVLKELSGIKNRNAFFKTVVSLIIDGNEVQFLGLVKGKILEHKTGKSGFGYDPIFQPDGFAMSFAEMPLKQKNQISHRGLAVKKLPDYLKNFQLPV; encoded by the coding sequence ATGAAACTAATATTTGCAACCAATAATCAACATAAACTACAAGAGGTGAAAAAAGCCATAGGTTCAGAATTTGAAATAATAAGTCTGAAAGAACTTAATTTTTTCGATGAAATTCCTGAAACCCATGAAACAATTGAAGAAAATGCAAGAGAAAAATCTTTTTTCATTTACAATAAATTTAAAACAAATTGTTTTGCCGATGATACCGGTTTAGAAATTGAGGCACTTAACGGAAATCCTGGAGTATATTCGGCAAGATATGCCGGAGAAAATTGCACCTTCGATGATAATATGAACAAAGTTCTAAAAGAACTATCTGGAATAAAAAACCGTAATGCTTTTTTCAAAACAGTTGTTTCTCTAATAATTGATGGAAATGAAGTTCAGTTCCTCGGACTTGTAAAAGGCAAAATTCTTGAACATAAAACCGGTAAATCAGGCTTTGGATATGATCCAATTTTTCAACCGGATGGTTTTGCCATGTCTTTTGCAGAAATGCCCCTCAAACAAAAAAATCAAATTAGCCACAGAGGTTTGGCTGTTAAAAAACTTCCTGACTATCTAAAGAATTTCCAACTTCCTGTTTAA